In the Labrys wisconsinensis genome, one interval contains:
- a CDS encoding sugar ABC transporter ATP-binding protein encodes MRMVVSLRDIRKSFGATRALDGVSFDLAAGEVHALVGENGAGKSTLMNVLAGVTRPDDGELVVDGVARAFHRPQDAKAAGIATVFQELSLVEGLGVAENICGSRAPGRFGLIDRAGQRARAAAAMTMLGAYLPPDVPVGRLTASERQLVEVAKALDQLFAAGRGDGAARVLILDEPTSALTPDEKASLFAAVRTLRGEGVGIVYISHHLDEVLALADRITVLRDGATVWTRPAAGLDADTLVRAMVGREVRRADRSRGAMGHGGDRAMVEAARFEAVGRRGRIEGVSLSLHHGEILAVAGLDGSGRESLARLLAGLDRPDAGRITLAGRRHPGTLRGAMAVGLGYVPDDRKTLGLFLGLSIADNAVAADLNSVARRGLMRAEAVRDAGADLIRRHGVKADGPARTVGSLSGGNQQKVLFGKWLRREPTLLVVEEPTKGVDIGAKRDIHAALVAHAKAGAAVLVVSSDLPEILELADRILVLRRGRVAGILDGATASEEAVMALASGSAAAAA; translated from the coding sequence ATGCGCATGGTCGTTTCGCTCCGGGATATCCGGAAATCCTTCGGCGCGACCCGTGCCCTCGACGGCGTTTCCTTCGATCTCGCCGCGGGCGAGGTGCACGCCCTGGTCGGCGAGAACGGCGCCGGCAAGTCGACCCTGATGAATGTCCTGGCCGGCGTGACCCGGCCGGATGACGGCGAGCTCGTCGTCGACGGCGTGGCGCGGGCGTTCCACCGGCCGCAGGACGCCAAGGCCGCCGGCATTGCCACGGTGTTCCAGGAGCTCAGCCTCGTGGAGGGCCTCGGTGTCGCCGAGAATATCTGCGGCAGCCGCGCCCCGGGCCGATTCGGCCTGATCGATCGGGCCGGCCAGCGCGCCCGTGCGGCGGCCGCGATGACAATGCTCGGCGCCTACCTGCCGCCGGACGTGCCGGTCGGGCGGCTCACGGCCAGCGAGCGCCAGCTCGTCGAGGTGGCCAAGGCGCTGGACCAGCTCTTCGCCGCCGGCCGCGGCGACGGCGCGGCGCGGGTGCTGATCCTGGACGAGCCGACCTCGGCGCTCACGCCCGACGAGAAGGCGTCCCTCTTCGCCGCCGTTCGGACCCTGCGCGGCGAGGGTGTCGGCATCGTCTATATCAGCCACCATCTCGACGAGGTGCTGGCGCTCGCCGACCGCATCACCGTGCTGCGCGACGGGGCCACGGTGTGGACGCGGCCGGCGGCCGGGCTCGATGCCGACACGCTGGTCCGCGCCATGGTGGGGCGGGAGGTGCGGCGCGCCGATCGCTCGCGCGGGGCGATGGGGCACGGCGGGGATCGCGCCATGGTGGAGGCCGCCCGCTTCGAGGCGGTCGGCCGGCGCGGCCGGATCGAGGGCGTCTCGCTCAGCCTCCACCATGGCGAGATCCTCGCGGTGGCCGGCCTCGACGGATCGGGACGCGAGAGTCTCGCCCGGCTGCTCGCCGGCCTCGATCGTCCGGATGCGGGCCGGATCACCCTGGCCGGCCGGCGCCATCCCGGCACGCTGCGGGGTGCGATGGCAGTGGGCCTGGGCTATGTCCCCGACGACCGCAAGACGCTCGGCCTGTTCCTGGGCCTTTCCATCGCCGACAACGCCGTGGCGGCCGACCTGAACAGCGTGGCGCGCCGGGGCCTGATGCGGGCCGAGGCAGTGCGGGACGCCGGCGCGGACCTGATCCGCCGTCACGGCGTCAAGGCGGACGGGCCGGCCCGGACCGTCGGGTCGCTCTCGGGCGGCAACCAGCAGAAGGTGCTGTTCGGCAAATGGCTGCGGCGCGAGCCGACGCTGCTCGTGGTCGAGGAGCCGACCAAGGGCGTCGACATCGGCGCCAAGCGCGACATCCACGCGGCGCTGGTCGCCCATGCCAAGGCGGGCGCGGCGGTGCTGGTCGTGTCGTCGGACCTGCCGGAGATCCTCGAGCTGGCGGACCGGATCCTGGTGCTGCGCCGCGGCCGGGTCGCCGGGATCCTCGACGGCGCCACGGCGAGCGAGGAGGCGGTGATGGCGCTCGCCTCCGGCTCGGCCGCCGCGGCCGCATGA
- a CDS encoding ABC transporter permease, with product MSTTADQPAPIAWTVRRLGNLRELALLGMIAALVAGMSVASPYFLTLANVQAVVVGLVPTAIIVVGMTILLVSGAFDLSVGSVLALASTVVAILLLAKVPMPLAISAALLVGAGTGLANGLIVTVLGVNPLIATLGTMSVARGAALVFTEGFSLSGLPADFGVFGKTQLLGLPVMAWIMLAIVVAGDVALRRTRFLRQVYFIGGNEKAAALSGIPVNRVRVACFTLSGLLAAVAGVLLASRLMSGTPTAGNALELQVLAAAVIGGASLRGGEGTIFGAVLGVVFVALISNAMTMLAVSIYWQMIVTGLVLVTAVAVDMLGRRKT from the coding sequence ATGAGCACCACCGCGGACCAGCCCGCGCCGATCGCCTGGACGGTCCGGCGCCTCGGCAATCTGCGCGAGCTGGCGCTGCTCGGCATGATCGCGGCCCTCGTCGCCGGGATGAGCGTGGCCTCGCCCTATTTCCTCACCCTCGCCAATGTCCAGGCGGTGGTGGTCGGGCTGGTGCCGACGGCGATCATCGTGGTCGGCATGACCATCCTGCTGGTCTCCGGCGCCTTCGACCTCTCGGTCGGCTCGGTGCTGGCGCTCGCCAGCACGGTGGTGGCGATCCTGCTGCTGGCCAAGGTGCCGATGCCGCTGGCGATATCAGCCGCCCTGCTGGTCGGGGCGGGCACGGGCCTTGCCAACGGCCTGATCGTCACCGTGCTCGGCGTCAACCCGCTGATCGCGACGCTCGGCACCATGTCGGTAGCGCGCGGGGCGGCGCTGGTCTTCACGGAAGGCTTCTCCCTGTCGGGCCTGCCCGCGGATTTCGGCGTGTTCGGCAAGACGCAGCTCCTCGGCCTGCCCGTCATGGCCTGGATCATGCTCGCCATCGTCGTCGCCGGCGACGTCGCGCTCCGGCGCACGCGCTTCCTGCGCCAAGTCTACTTCATCGGCGGCAACGAGAAGGCGGCGGCGCTGTCGGGCATCCCGGTCAACCGGGTGCGCGTCGCCTGCTTCACGCTCTCCGGGCTGCTGGCCGCCGTGGCCGGGGTGCTGCTGGCCTCGCGCCTGATGAGCGGCACGCCGACCGCCGGCAACGCCCTGGAGCTGCAGGTGCTCGCCGCCGCGGTGATCGGCGGTGCCAGCCTGCGCGGCGGCGAGGGCACCATCTTCGGCGCCGTGCTTGGCGTCGTCTTCGTGGCGCTGATCTCCAACGCGATGACCATGCTGGCCGTGTCGATCTACTGGCAGATGATCGTCACCGGCCTCGTCCTGGTGACCGCGGTGGCCGTCGACATGCTGGGCCGGCGCAAGACCTGA
- a CDS encoding substrate-binding domain-containing protein, translating to MTDKIEWNRRGLLAALAAAGAGASLLPLAAGPAAAEASDADYVFLSIVTQVPFWVDHRAGLEAAAAALGVKTSFTGPLDFDTAGQARQLDELIARKPAGLLIFPGDAAALAPGIDRAVEAGIPVACIIGDVAGTKRAAFLGISNYEAGRIGGEMLAEAVGGKGKVLLGTFPAPSTLERVKGYKDVLAEKFPEIQVVDVVNDKADPSYAPTAYAQALQAHPDVVGIGGTDGDSGKGAALAVVEQGKVGAVKIVAMDRNTDMLPYIADGTIHGSVAQKSWLESYLAVHLLHWLNQNKIHIVADSAKAGINPLPDTISTGVMRVTKDNVSAFMPA from the coding sequence ATGACCGACAAGATCGAATGGAATCGCCGCGGCCTGCTGGCGGCGCTCGCCGCCGCGGGGGCCGGCGCCAGCCTGCTGCCCCTGGCCGCCGGCCCTGCCGCGGCCGAGGCGAGCGATGCCGACTATGTCTTCCTGTCGATCGTCACCCAGGTGCCGTTCTGGGTCGACCACCGCGCCGGGCTGGAGGCGGCCGCCGCCGCGCTCGGGGTCAAGACCAGCTTCACCGGGCCGCTCGACTTCGACACGGCCGGCCAGGCCCGCCAGCTCGACGAATTGATCGCGAGGAAGCCCGCCGGGCTGCTGATCTTCCCCGGCGACGCCGCGGCGCTCGCCCCCGGCATCGACCGGGCGGTCGAGGCGGGCATTCCGGTCGCCTGCATCATTGGCGACGTCGCGGGCACAAAGCGCGCCGCCTTTCTCGGCATCTCCAACTACGAGGCCGGCCGCATCGGCGGCGAGATGCTGGCCGAGGCGGTCGGCGGCAAGGGCAAGGTGCTGCTCGGCACCTTCCCGGCGCCCTCGACCCTGGAGCGGGTCAAGGGCTACAAGGACGTGCTCGCCGAGAAATTCCCCGAGATCCAGGTCGTCGACGTGGTCAACGACAAGGCGGACCCGTCCTATGCGCCGACGGCCTATGCCCAGGCGCTCCAGGCCCATCCCGACGTGGTCGGCATCGGCGGCACCGATGGCGACAGCGGCAAGGGCGCGGCGCTGGCGGTGGTCGAGCAGGGCAAGGTCGGCGCGGTGAAGATCGTCGCCATGGACCGCAACACCGACATGCTGCCCTATATCGCCGACGGCACCATCCACGGCTCGGTGGCGCAGAAGAGCTGGCTGGAGAGCTACCTCGCCGTGCACCTCCTGCACTGGCTGAACCAGAACAAGATCCACATCGTCGCCGACAGCGCCAAGGCCGGCATCAACCCGCTGCCGGACACGATCTCGACCGGGGTGATGCGGGTCACCAAGGACAACGTCTCGGCCTTCATGCCGGCCTGA
- a CDS encoding SDR family NAD(P)-dependent oxidoreductase yields the protein MDLNLKGKRVLVTGSASGIGRATAAAFLREGAEVVMNGLTEAEVAAALAQLSPLGPVRGLAADIATADGAEALLAFAGAGGVDVLVNNVGIFSVKPFAEVTDAEWLHTFNVNVLTAVRMSRAILPDMLARGTGAIVNLASEAGVKPLPQMVHYSVTKTAMIGLTRGLAELTKGTAVTVNAVLPGPTWTEGVEAYFRGLAMAKAAPIDGIIGNYFREDEPTSLIQRFVRPEEVARMIAFVAASPAANGGAYRIEGGIIRSIL from the coding sequence ATGGATCTGAACCTGAAGGGCAAGCGCGTCCTCGTCACCGGATCGGCCTCCGGCATCGGGCGCGCCACGGCGGCAGCCTTCCTGCGCGAAGGCGCCGAGGTGGTGATGAACGGCCTCACCGAGGCCGAGGTCGCCGCGGCGCTGGCGCAGCTGAGCCCGCTCGGCCCGGTCCGAGGCCTCGCCGCCGACATCGCCACGGCGGACGGAGCCGAGGCGCTGCTGGCCTTCGCCGGCGCCGGCGGGGTCGACGTGCTGGTCAACAATGTCGGGATCTTCTCGGTGAAGCCCTTTGCCGAGGTGACCGATGCGGAATGGCTGCATACTTTCAACGTCAACGTGCTCACCGCCGTGCGGATGAGCCGGGCGATCCTGCCTGACATGCTGGCGCGCGGCACCGGCGCAATCGTCAACCTCGCCTCGGAAGCCGGGGTGAAGCCTCTGCCGCAGATGGTGCATTATTCCGTCACCAAGACCGCGATGATCGGCCTCACCCGCGGCCTCGCCGAGCTGACCAAGGGCACGGCCGTCACCGTCAACGCCGTGCTGCCCGGCCCGACCTGGACCGAGGGGGTGGAGGCCTATTTCCGCGGCCTCGCCATGGCCAAGGCTGCGCCGATCGACGGCATCATCGGCAACTATTTCCGCGAGGACGAGCCGACCTCGCTGATCCAGCGCTTCGTCCGGCCCGAGGAGGTGGCGCGCATGATCGCCTTCGTCGCCGCCTCGCCCGCCGCCAATGGCGGCGCCTACCGCATCGAAGGCGGCATCATCCGCAGCATCCTCTGA
- a CDS encoding NAD-dependent epimerase/dehydratase family protein: MHSVLITGAGGNLGGKLVEAFAAAPWCERIVAVDRPAALAERLAGMAKVRPVALDLVSADNAALAAAIRAADTLVHFAVVNPLPDASWEEAAQSFAMTARLLMLARDAGLRRFVFASSSHTVGKLKDQADGFAPGSLGVERVAPGTRWETLHGFVDGHAYGAAKAFGERACVAAAQVEGLTTVSIRIGWCQSGENRPQTLNAGGNPQLTAGHAPSRSGESELRWFRNMWLSNRDFVALFERAVLADAAAWPHPGIVLNGMSANAGMAWDIEPTCRLIGYRPQDDVWASLRAGP, translated from the coding sequence ATGCATTCCGTGCTGATCACCGGCGCCGGCGGCAATCTCGGGGGCAAGCTGGTCGAGGCCTTCGCGGCGGCGCCGTGGTGCGAGCGCATCGTCGCCGTCGACCGTCCCGCGGCGCTGGCCGAGCGCCTCGCCGGCATGGCGAAGGTGCGCCCGGTCGCGCTCGACCTCGTCTCTGCCGATAATGCCGCGCTGGCGGCGGCGATCCGCGCGGCCGACACGCTCGTCCACTTCGCGGTGGTCAACCCGCTGCCGGATGCGAGCTGGGAGGAGGCGGCGCAGTCCTTCGCCATGACGGCGCGGCTCCTGATGCTGGCGCGCGATGCCGGCCTGCGCCGCTTCGTCTTCGCCTCGTCCAGCCACACGGTGGGCAAGCTCAAGGATCAGGCCGACGGCTTCGCACCCGGCAGCCTCGGCGTCGAGCGCGTCGCGCCCGGCACTCGCTGGGAGACGCTCCACGGCTTCGTCGACGGCCATGCCTATGGCGCGGCCAAGGCCTTCGGCGAGCGTGCCTGCGTGGCGGCGGCCCAGGTGGAGGGCCTCACCACCGTGTCGATCCGCATCGGCTGGTGCCAGTCGGGCGAGAACCGGCCGCAGACCCTCAATGCCGGCGGCAACCCGCAGCTCACCGCCGGCCACGCGCCGTCGCGCTCCGGGGAGAGCGAGCTGCGCTGGTTCCGCAACATGTGGCTGTCGAACCGCGACTTCGTCGCCCTGTTCGAGCGCGCCGTGCTCGCCGATGCCGCCGCCTGGCCGCATCCCGGCATCGTCCTCAACGGCATGTCGGCGAATGCCGGCATGGCCTGGGACATCGAGCCGACCTGCCGGCTGATCGGCTACCGCCCGCAGGACGACGTCTGGGCCTCCCTGCGGGCCGGGCCCTGA
- a CDS encoding aminotransferase family protein, with the protein MKDAGRADWDDEVPISDHDRLDVVSGAGCWIVDGEQRRLFDAGSGHSCVNLGYANEALIEAAARSYRRLAYCSPEHRCRPVLDLSARLSQLLGGGYRLRYAATGGGANELAIEIARRFWLHHGRPGKRLILALDRGYHGSTGSASFASGPGVLQSPLVDRSPEVQHVAAARNPADGTARSLAALQDGLEARIAVAGPDRIAAVLVEPVAFAGGVIVPPAGFLEMLAGLCRRHAILLIVDEVITGFGRSGRWFAFQHAEGVRPDIVTMGKGITSAYFPLSAAAVSEPIHETFRTPGNAMSKVITMAGHPVGCDVALEVIAIMERDGLVERVARNAERHLSKLAALRDVPALRDVRGLGHMWGLEFTGPGDGAAAARAIAERCFAAGVLVLHADNVIRINPPLVATEGEIAFLVETLSAAVRAEAGVRRGAART; encoded by the coding sequence ATGAAGGACGCAGGACGCGCCGACTGGGACGACGAGGTCCCGATTTCCGATCACGACCGGCTCGATGTCGTCTCCGGCGCCGGCTGCTGGATCGTCGACGGCGAGCAGCGCCGGCTCTTCGATGCCGGCTCGGGGCACAGCTGCGTCAATCTCGGCTATGCCAACGAGGCGCTGATCGAGGCTGCGGCGCGGAGCTATCGCCGGCTTGCCTATTGCTCGCCGGAGCACCGCTGCCGGCCGGTCCTGGATCTTTCCGCGCGATTGAGCCAGCTCCTGGGCGGGGGCTATCGCCTGCGCTATGCCGCGACCGGGGGCGGCGCCAACGAGCTGGCGATCGAGATCGCCCGACGCTTCTGGCTGCATCACGGCCGGCCGGGCAAGCGCCTGATCCTGGCCCTCGACCGCGGCTATCACGGCTCGACCGGCTCGGCGAGCTTCGCCAGCGGCCCGGGCGTCCTGCAGTCGCCGCTGGTCGACCGCAGCCCCGAGGTCCAGCACGTGGCCGCGGCGCGCAACCCGGCGGACGGCACGGCGCGGAGCCTCGCGGCCCTGCAGGATGGGCTCGAGGCCCGGATCGCGGTGGCGGGGCCGGACCGGATCGCCGCCGTTCTGGTGGAGCCCGTCGCCTTCGCCGGCGGGGTGATCGTCCCGCCCGCGGGCTTCCTGGAGATGCTGGCCGGGCTCTGCCGCCGGCATGCGATCCTGCTCATCGTCGACGAGGTGATCACCGGCTTCGGGCGCAGCGGCCGCTGGTTCGCCTTCCAGCACGCCGAGGGCGTGCGTCCCGACATCGTCACCATGGGCAAGGGCATCACCTCGGCCTATTTCCCGCTTTCGGCGGCCGCGGTCTCCGAGCCCATCCACGAGACCTTTCGCACGCCCGGCAACGCCATGAGCAAGGTGATCACCATGGCGGGGCATCCGGTCGGCTGCGACGTCGCGCTCGAGGTCATCGCGATCATGGAGCGCGACGGCCTGGTGGAACGGGTCGCCCGCAATGCCGAGCGGCATTTGTCGAAGCTCGCCGCGCTGCGGGACGTGCCGGCGCTGCGCGACGTGCGCGGGCTCGGCCACATGTGGGGCCTGGAATTCACCGGGCCCGGCGACGGCGCGGCGGCGGCACGCGCGATCGCCGAGCGCTGCTTCGCGGCCGGCGTCCTCGTGCTTCACGCCGACAACGTCATCCGGATCAATCCGCCGCTGGTCGCGACCGAGGGCGAGATCGCGTTCCTGGTCGAG